Within Neoarius graeffei isolate fNeoGra1 chromosome 21, fNeoGra1.pri, whole genome shotgun sequence, the genomic segment ATGGTGAATTTGAGAACAAGATGGGTTTTACTTTTATCATTAAGTCTGCAGAAAGCAGACTTGTGCTGATCTAGATATTAATGAATGCTTTTGCCACTACAACATGAATGCAAACAAATGTATGAAAGGGAAATTAATGTAATGTACCAGAATTTCATGTTGGCCAACTGTtaaacctctcatctcattatctctagccgctttatcctgttcgacagggtcgcaggcaagcgaaaggcggggtacaccctggacaagttgccaggtcatcacagggctgacacatagacacagacaaccattcacactcacattcacacctacggtcaatttagagtcaccagttaacctaacctgcatgtctttggactgtgggggaaaccggagcacccggaggaaacccacgcggacacggggagaacatgcaaactccgcacagaaaggccctcgccggccacagggctcgaacccggaccttcttgctgtgaggcgaccgcgctaaccactacaccaccgtgccgcccctgttaaaCCTAGTGTAGTTAAATACTTTTGCAGGCTTTTTAAAAAGGAAAAGTGGCACTGTTTATAGCCTGAACATGCCAGCAGAAGGGATGCAACTTGCCTGAAGTAGAAGCTGAGAGAGACTGTTGCCAAGTCAGTGTTTAGGTGTATGGTGGTAGTTGGGGTGTGCGTGATGGGGTTCTTAAACTTTATTTTTCCCCCTCTCCAGGACATCTATGCCACCATGGAGTGTTTTGAGAGCCTTTTCACTCGCTCATATGTGCGTGAGGATGGCAGCAGGCCCTCTCTGAGTCCTCAGACTGTCCAGCTCCACACCAATGCGCTGCTTTCCTGGGCTCTGCTGCTGACCATCTGCAGTGGCAGCCACATCACGGCCATCATCCACAAGTACATAGCTGACATGCTCCAAGCCTTTTGCAATTGCATATTCCCTCTGCCAAGGGTGTTTTTTGGTGCACTTTGTCTGtaagcaggattgtgcaaaacctACTGGCTCAGTTTTCATGAAACTTGATAGAAGGGTGTAGCATGGGCTAAAAATGTCATCTTGACTGACTGGAGATCATGTAAATGCTTGAATTTGAACTTTTTACATTGTTAAAAAAGCCTTCAGCTGTTTAAATGAAGGAGCGTTTCGACACCCAGTGTGACTCAGAACTCAAAGGATTGAGGCTAAACAACTGTGATCATAAGAGAACCACATGTTCTTgagcccaatagaaagaaaaggtTTCAATTTGCTAGGCAGCATAAGGATTAGATTCTGGAGCAGTGGGAAAGGtcagagtccagatttaccccATTCTCTGCATATATCAAAAGTGTCTTGGTTGCAGACTTGAACATGGAGTTGAGTGCCCTTCTAGGGTGGGGTGGGGTTGtgtttttaatatatataaatgTCAAGTGGTGTTGACATTGATCTGGCATCATGGTAGACTTCAATCCTGCGAAAGTGTCCAGGGCTGTAACTGCACGTTCTGTTTCAGACATCTGACCAAGCTGCCACGGCTGCTGGAGAGTGAGGATGTTAACATGCGCATTGCGGCCGGGGAGACCATCGCTCTGCTGTTTGAGCTTGCTAGAGATGTTGATGCAGTGAGTGGGGCGTCTTTTAAATTTAATTATTCTTAAAAGGCAACTTGCTGTGTAATTGGTGTTGGGTTCTCTGAATTTCTGTTCTGTAAAACTGTCCAGGACTTTGACTGTGAAGACTGGGAGCTGCTGTGCAGCAAACTGAGTGCTCTGGCCACTGACTGCAATAAACACCGTGCCAAGAATGACAAGAGGAAGCAGAGGTCCGTCTTCAGGGACGTGCTAAAAGCCGTGCAGGTGAGGAACTGGTGCAGGAGATGCTTTATGAAAACGAATGAGTGGCCTAACAAAGCTTTTCTGTATGAGGGCAGGATGGAGAGTTTGAGACAGAGACAATCCGGTTTGGTACAGAACGCATGGTCATTGACAGCTGGGTGAGGAAGAGGACCTACGATGCCTTCCGAGAGTTTGTGGGCTCTGGCATGAACTACCACTTGCAGGTATAAAATGTAGGCTTTTTTTTAGCTAGAATTTTTCAAGTGAACAATTTGCTATTCAAATAGAATGTGAATTCATCTTTGTATTTTAAAAGGCAAATCCATATTTCAATGCTTTAGAGCTCATGCCCTTAATTTTTACTACTTTTTCTGAACTTTTTGGTCTGAATAAAACTCATTGCATACACTGGCAACTTGATTATACGCTTTCATTTTGGTTGGTCGGTTTCCCCTCCTCCTTAAACTGCAGTCAtgttattccttacataacaGGTTGTCAGAATGGTACTTGATGTGAGTAGTTTATAATTTTCAGCAGGCACTTACTGGGAATGTGCACTTTCCAAGGCTAAATCATAAAATGCTCGTGAATCGAATAGTGCACTCGGCATTGTTCTCAAATACTCTTGTAGTGTGCATATATAATGAATAGGAAGAGATTTAGAGTTGGCCAAGATTGCTTTACTTAAAGCTTgttgcttaaagtgccattccaccattggatgtattctttgtagtgctgtcaagcgattaaaatatttaatcgcgattaatgtcgcgactgtcatagttaactcgcaattaatcgcaatttaatcgcacattttttttgtcacatgaaaaaccattgtaattctcttagcataaagtgaatgggcttgctcaccgtttgaactacgggggtactcgggggatccgagatcccctgaaacagacatgagatcccttgaaaacatgatttgggaaatgttggggggtctctaaaatattggcaaaatgatatttattgacatagcaatcgtgtgtaacgggaagcatttgcatatccgaagtgagcacgcgatggaggatccgcgctctgagacaagcgcaagcaccaccccccccccccccccccacccccccaccccccaagggaaaaaaaagggaccccccgaaaatatcggcatagtttgaacactggttgtaccaagggtgttttttttttttttttttttctttttttttattgcagagcataacacgtcttgtcacagccactgcaaagtggggctggagctgccgatgggaaaacgaaacctaagccaagcaccgtggctcttcgggggagggcagaggactctggctgtgcggggcgtggcatcatgtcacagagcgttaatctcgcgataaaaaaaattatcgccgttaaaattgagtcaagttaacgcgttaataacgtgacatttttgacagcactaattcttttggcataaaatacaatatattttatgacaacatgactagacagaaatcttttagcttcaaaatgatatatcaaacaattttttgacaacgacaagtatattaattttgcgaccagtcacctacccttttaatttccgcgcggtagtgaaatgtgatgtcatcggcaggttccccttcttgtgtaccacgtgttggtctatttttagaccaggaaacccccaaagtgagagtcatttctccgcgtatatgggggccagaaaaattgagttaatctttcagttagctagatttattggtattggctggatttattggtattatttttatcgcgttctatccgccattgctgatatgtgccacgtcacacgtcacgtggtacacaagaaggggaacctgccgatgacatcacgtgcggaaattaaaagggtaggtgactttggtcgcaaaattaatatacttgtgcttgtcattatgtttgatatatcattttgaagctaaaagatttctctatctagtgataccatttatatatcttgtcaaaatatattgtattttatgccaaagaatacatccaatggtggaatggcactttaagtgaaTGCATTTGAGTTCTGAATCTTTAGTTGAAATGATGGATTGACAGCTGCTATCTAGTAGTAAGTGAAGGTGACTGGACTTGAGTCACCGTGTCCTCAGTATTAAACCATGAGTCCAGTCACTTTTTGACTTGCAAGTGCCAGATCATGCATAGAACTTGGATGACTGGAAAATGACCTGACAATTTCTATTACTTTGAACTCGTTTAGGCAAATGAGTTCATTAGAGATGTGTTTGGACTGGGACCAGCACTGCTGATTGATTCTGCAGCCCTGAAAGCTATGAAGAGTTCCCGATTGGAAAGGGTAAGCCGGAATTCTCCAGACTGTGCTTTTGTGCAATGACTCTTAAATGTGTATTGTGCAAAATGGTAAAGTGGGCACATCTCTTGTTTTTTCTTCCAGCACTTCTATAATGCTGCTGCATTCAAGGCTCGAACCAAGGCCAGAAACAGATTTCGTGACAAGAGGGTGGATGTGGGTGAATTTTAGGGTcttgcttcattcattcattcaccacGTAATCTTTTTGTTTGGGTCCAATGTTACTTTTGGGTCTCTTCCTATATTTATATCATTACTAGCAATTGTATTTTAACATGTATTCACATTTGGTCATTTTGTGCATGATCATTTTTGGATGTGTAAATTGTAGAATTCAACCTGGCTCTATTGTATACAACACATCAGTGTTTTGCCAAGTGATGTGACTGtgaaaaaataaatttattagaaaTGTGATCATGTGTATTGGCTAATTTCCTGACATTGAAATTTCTTAATTCTAgtcactaagcccatgtttacattagaccgtatcagcggatcatcagattaacgtttttaaaacgattagtgtgcacacagcaacaccaatacacgatttgcgtgcacacagcaacaccaatacacggatacgctcggctccgcaggcatcctgcgctccaaatcactccgccctgaacagcgagtgccctctggagggtgcgcactccggccctgcgcagctcacagagcgagtgaagtgaacaagctgtg encodes:
- the ifrd1 gene encoding interferon-related developmental regulator 1, with translation MPKSKKRNNKGVPGGQHRAVQPFSDEDASVETLSHCSSFSDAASVAEEGGEAEVAAQDDFEFKLKVYIDSTVDKSAKTRQGALDGLKTAMATKILHEFILERRMTITDSIERCLKKGKGEEQRAAASLACLLCIQLGSGIESEEVFKTLKPIFKTILTDGSANIQARQACATSLGLCTLVAEDDILDIYATMECFESLFTRSYVREDGSRPSLSPQTVQLHTNALLSWALLLTICSGSHITAIIHKHLTKLPRLLESEDVNMRIAAGETIALLFELARDVDADFDCEDWELLCSKLSALATDCNKHRAKNDKRKQRSVFRDVLKAVQDGEFETETIRFGTERMVIDSWVRKRTYDAFREFVGSGMNYHLQANEFIRDVFGLGPALLIDSAALKAMKSSRLERHFYNAAAFKARTKARNRFRDKRVDVGEF